AGCTGCGCCGCCTCCTGGGCAACATCCTTCCGGGAGTCTCGACGATCGAGGACTTCCATGTCGAAAAAGAGTTCGAGCACATCGGTCACAGGATCATGCGGCTCAACGCCCGGAAGCTCGTGGTCCCGGGCGAGGAGCAGGAATGCATCCTGCTCGTCATCGAGGACGTGAGCTTCCTCACGCGCCTCGAGGCCGCCGCCCGGGAGAACCTCCAGAGGTTCAAGGTCCTCTTCGAGCAGAGTCCTCTCCCGAAGTGGACGTTCGACTTGGAGACGCTCCGCTTCATCGACGTGAACGACGCGGCCGTCGCGCTGTACGGTTACGCCCGCGAGGAGTTTCTCGAAATGACGGTGCTCGACGTGTGCACGCCGGAATCCGGCGAGGCGCTCCGAGACGCGCTCCACACCACGCAGCGCCTGCCCAGCGACGAGACCGCCCAGCACCGCAAGAAGAGCGGCGAGATCGTCGACGTCGAGGTCCGGCTGAGCCAGATCGAGGTGAACGCCCAACGGATTTTTCTGGCCACCGTGATCGACGTCACCGAGCGCCATCGACTTGAAAGGGAGCTGCGGGTGCGCGCCGACGAGCTCGAAGCAGCCAACCGCGACAAGGCCGACTTCATCGCCGTGCTGTCCCACGAGCTGCGGACTCCCTTGAACGCCATTTCGGGCTGGGCCGAGGTCCTCAAGCGCCCGGGCCTGAGCGACGACGACCGCCAAAAAGGGATCGAGATCATCGCGCGCAACAGTCGCATGCAGGCCCAGCTCATCTCCGATGTGCTCGACGCCGAAAGAATCTCGACAGGGAAGCTGTCGCTGATGCTCAAAAGGGTCGACCTGAGAGACGAGGTTCGCGCCGCCGTCGACTCCGTGTCCCCTGCCGCCCAGGAGAAGCGAATTCGGGTCGAATCGGATGCCGGAGCTTCCCCGGTCTTCATTCTCGGCGACTCCGCCCGCCTGCAGCAGATCCTCGGGAACCTCCTGTCGAATGCCGTCAAGTTCACGCCCGACCGTGGAGAGATTCAGGTAGCCTTGCGCCAGGAGGACTCGCGCGCCGAAGTGAGCGTGAGCGATTCCGGCGTCGGAATCGCCTCGCAGGTACTGCCGCACATCTTCGAGCGCTTCCGGCGGGGAGAGGCGCCGGCGAGCCGGCTCAAGGGCGGCCTCGGGCTCGGACTGGCCGTCTCCAAACAGCTCGTCGAGCTGCACGGGGGAAGCATTTCCGTGCGCAGCTCCGGGAAAGGAAAGGGCGCCACCTTCACCGTTTCGCTTCCCCTCATCTCCGGGACCCGCGCCAGCCTCCAAGCGGTACGGGAGCAGCCGGACACCTCGCCGGCATCGCTGAGCGGTCTGATGGTGCTCGTCGTGGACGACGAAGTCGCAGCCCGCGAGTCGCTGCGGAGGATGTTGGAGGATCAGGGGGCCGATGTCGTCTCGGTGAAGTCGGCCGACGAGGCGCTCGAAGTCCTGCAGCGGCAGCGGCCCGATGTCCTCGTGAGCGACATCGGCATGCCGGGGCGGAACGGTTACGACCTGATGCGCACGATCCGGGCGCTCCCGCCCGAGCGGGGCGGCACCGTTCCCGCCATCGCGCTGACCGCATTCGGGTCGGTCCAGGACCGCGAGCGCGCGCTCGCCGAAGGCTACAAAGTGCATCTCGCCAAGCCGGTCGACTCGACCGAGCTTTTCTCCACGATCGTCGCGCTGGTCAAGGCCCCCAGGCTCTAGCAGGGCCAGGCGCTCCGACCTTCACCCACGCCGTTCCGGCCGGCTCCGTGGTCACCAACCGAAGTGAACGAGGACAACATCGTCATTCGCTGGCAGCCGGTCATCAGTCCCCCACCCGGCTTCCCGAACGAAAAGATCAACATCGTCGGGTATCAGGTCATCGTGGATCCGTTCCAGGTGACGCTCCCCGCCACGACGTTCCAGGGGACTCTGCCGAAGGAGTTCGCCGACTCCCTTCCGGCGGGATCGCATGGCTATGAAGTGCTGGCGATCGACGCCAGCGGGAATCAGACCATCACCGAGGGGACTTTCGACACGCCATAGTCCGGTTCCCCGTCGAGCCGCCCGGAGGCCGGGGCGTCACGAGGATCGCCTCCCGGCAACAGGCATGGGGCGTGATCGATGAATGGCCGGATGGCGCTCATTCTTCGAGCAGACGCCGGTTGCCTCGATCAGCGAGGGCCCTGCGCGCGAGCCCGCGCCAGGTTCTGGCGCGCCGCTTCGTTCCCCGGATCGGCCGCCAGGGCGCGCTCGAAGCTGTCGATCGCCGAGCGGAAATCGGAGCGCCGCGCGTACAGGATGCCCAGACTGTTCCAGGCTCCGGCGTGTCCGGAATCGATGCGCACGGCCTGTCGCAACAGCTGCTCCGCCTCGGGCAGCCGGTTCTCCTCGGTGAGCAGCGCGCCCAAGGCAGCCAGCGCGTCGGCATGCATCGGATCCGCATCGATGGCCGCCTTGAAGCGCTCCCGGGCGAGATCGGGCCGGCCTATTCCGTTCAAGGCCACGCCGAGATTGTAGTGGGCATCGGCAAACGACCGATCCTGGCGCAAGGCCTGCTCGAAGAGGGGCACGGCTTCGCTCCACCGCCCCTGGCGCGCGAGCAGCAGTCCCAGCCCGTTCAGCGCCGCAGGCTGTTCCCGATCGATCTCGAGCGCATGCCGGTACGCGGCGATCGCGTCCTGCTCGAGACCTGGCTCCTGTGCCAGACGCGCGCCAAGGTTCAGCGCCGTCGTCGAGCGCAGCTCATCCACCCTTCCCAGCGGCCAATTGGCGGCGACTCCCATCAGGACTGCGAGCGCGACAGGTAAAACCCAGCGCCCGGCACGGATGCACTGTGGAAGGCCCGCCAGGCCAGCCGCGGCGAATGCCGTCAGCAGCGGCACCGCGGGAAACCGGAAGCGATCGAAGACAAAGAACAAGATGATGCTGGCGGCATAGGCCGCGAGCAGGAGGCCGAGAACCCAAAGCCTTCGCCATTTCGGCCATGAGACGAAGACTCCGATGACAGCCAGCGGCCAGAGCAAGCCCTGATTCAACACCTGAAGCAGCCAGCCGAATGGGGGCATCGATTCGGCATAGCTGTAGATATCCTGCGTGTCGGCCAGCTCCAGCCGATGCACGAACAACAGGCTCTTCCAGGACAGGAGCCGCAGCCAATCAAACGGGGCGCCGCGGATGTCGTCCAGCGCGCGTCGCAGCCAGTAGTCCGATACCTCCGCCGCATCGAGGGAGCGTCCTGTCGCCGCTTCCGCCATGAGGGTCGCATCGTTGCGCTCGAGGGCGATGTGTCCGCGCCCCGGCCGGAGCGGATGATAGACGCCATCGGAGCCCCGGTGATTGCCGATGTAGAAGTTCGGCCCGAAGCTCGCCGCGGCGATCTGCAGCCTGCCGGAAATCGAAGCGTTGTGAGCCGCCACGGGGGCGAGAACCAGAAGCACTCCCACCATCACGAGCGAACAGGCGACGACCGATTGTCGGCGGTCTTTCCCGATCCACCAAGCCCAGGCCAGCACGCAGGGGATCGC
This genomic window from Candidatus Polarisedimenticolia bacterium contains:
- a CDS encoding tetratricopeptide repeat protein, whose amino-acid sequence is MRSDAVRAARVPGKAAYLGVAVVAAIARLIWMLGLRHTPYWHYLMGDAQNFDQWARQILQGTQKAEVFYQAPLYPYFLALIYGMFGHSLGVVRLIQAVLGIVACVLLFDAVARFFEDRRVGLVAGLLLAIYPPAIYFDSLLVRASLAAFLVTLLIWLLSRTCRSEHFAKLTWFGVGVVGGSLLLTRENAAAAIPCVLAWAWWIGKDRRQSVVACSLVMVGVLLVLAPVAAHNASISGRLQIAAASFGPNFYIGNHRGSDGVYHPLRPGRGHIALERNDATLMAEAATGRSLDAAEVSDYWLRRALDDIRGAPFDWLRLLSWKSLLFVHRLELADTQDIYSYAESMPPFGWLLQVLNQGLLWPLAVIGVFVSWPKWRRLWVLGLLLAAYAASIILFFVFDRFRFPAVPLLTAFAAAGLAGLPQCIRAGRWVLPVALAVLMGVAANWPLGRVDELRSTTALNLGARLAQEPGLEQDAIAAYRHALEIDREQPAALNGLGLLLARQGRWSEAVPLFEQALRQDRSFADAHYNLGVALNGIGRPDLARERFKAAIDADPMHADALAALGALLTEENRLPEAEQLLRQAVRIDSGHAGAWNSLGILYARRSDFRSAIDSFERALAADPGNEAARQNLARARAQGPR